In the genome of Tropicibacter oceani, one region contains:
- a CDS encoding amino acid ABC transporter ATP-binding protein, which yields MARLELCDIRKSFGTTQVLQGIDLTIEPGQMICLIGASGSGKSTLLRCMNLLEPVDDGRILLDGDDISEPGRDPQPVRQRIGMVFQSFNLFPHMTAAENVMLAPRRIKGLSRAALAPTVSALFDRFGLGQHMQHYPDQLSGGQQQRVAIIRALAMNPEIMLFDEITSALDPELVGEVLDVLRSLRDEGMTMVLATHEMNFARELADTVCFLDQGRICEAGPPAQIFNDPQQPRTRAFLSRVL from the coding sequence ATGGCCCGGCTGGAACTGTGCGACATCCGCAAAAGCTTTGGTACGACGCAGGTCCTGCAGGGCATCGACCTGACCATCGAGCCGGGGCAGATGATCTGCCTGATCGGGGCCTCGGGGTCGGGGAAATCGACACTGCTGCGCTGCATGAACCTGCTGGAACCGGTGGACGACGGGCGGATCCTTCTGGATGGCGATGACATTTCAGAGCCGGGCCGCGATCCGCAGCCCGTTCGCCAGCGCATCGGCATGGTGTTCCAAAGCTTCAACCTGTTTCCGCACATGACGGCGGCCGAAAACGTCATGCTGGCACCGCGCCGGATCAAGGGGCTGTCCCGCGCCGCGCTGGCGCCGACCGTCTCTGCGCTGTTCGACCGCTTTGGCCTGGGCCAGCACATGCAGCACTATCCCGACCAGCTGTCCGGCGGCCAGCAGCAGCGTGTCGCGATCATCCGCGCCCTGGCGATGAACCCCGAAATCATGCTGTTCGACGAAATCACCAGCGCGCTGGACCCCGAACTGGTGGGCGAGGTGCTGGACGTGCTGCGCAGCCTGCGCGACGAAGGCATGACCATGGTGCTGGCCACGCATGAAATGAACTTTGCCCGGGAGCTGGCCGATACCGTCTGTTTCCTCGATCAGGGGCGGATCTGCGAGGCGGGCCCGCCGGCGCAGATCTTCAACGACCCGCAGCAGCCCCGCACCAGGGCCTTTCTGTCGCGTGTGCTGTGA
- a CDS encoding DUF6494 family protein codes for MSDDFNMSMRKFLKQVGVTSQQAIEEAMRGADTDGKTYAVKAVITIEALDMTHEVTGEIKGQD; via the coding sequence ATGAGCGACGATTTCAACATGTCGATGCGCAAGTTTCTCAAGCAGGTGGGGGTCACCTCGCAGCAAGCCATCGAAGAGGCAATGCGCGGCGCCGACACCGACGGCAAGACCTATGCCGTCAAGGCCGTCATCACCATCGAAGCGCTGGACATGACGCATGAAGTCACCGGCGAAATCAAAGGGCAGGACTGA
- a CDS encoding DUF3306 domain-containing protein — protein sequence MTSFWDRRKAAVEAEQKAERDAEADRARQAQEAALAERPDEDILAELDLPLPETVTDPDQIKKYLNAALPQRLKARALRRLWTLNPVLANLDGLVDYGQDYSDAATVVENMKTSYQVGKGMLAHILDLEEKARQADEAKGEDPGLPEADPEPQDETDTVHDQPVVVAQPAKAEAHPQDEDPVDAPSTARRMRFRFDDTATS from the coding sequence ATGACCAGTTTCTGGGACAGGCGCAAGGCCGCCGTCGAGGCCGAGCAGAAGGCTGAGCGGGACGCCGAGGCAGACCGCGCCCGCCAGGCCCAGGAGGCCGCGCTGGCCGAACGCCCGGACGAGGACATCCTGGCAGAACTGGACCTGCCGCTGCCCGAAACCGTCACCGACCCCGACCAGATCAAGAAATACCTCAACGCCGCGCTGCCCCAGCGGCTCAAGGCGCGGGCGCTGCGCCGGCTTTGGACACTGAACCCGGTGCTGGCCAATCTCGACGGGCTGGTGGACTATGGTCAGGACTATTCCGACGCCGCCACCGTCGTCGAGAACATGAAAACCAGCTACCAGGTGGGCAAGGGCATGCTGGCACATATTCTTGACCTGGAGGAAAAGGCGCGGCAAGCTGACGAGGCAAAGGGAGAAGACCCCGGATTGCCCGAAGCGGACCCAGAGCCGCAGGACGAAACGGACACCGTTCACGATCAGCCTGTTGTTGTCGCCCAGCCCGCCAAGGCCGAGGCGCACCCCCAAGACGAAGACCCGGTCGATGCCCCGTCCACGGCACGCCGCATGCGGTTTCGTTTCGACGACACCGCGACCAGCTGA
- a CDS encoding ABC transporter substrate-binding protein: MKLWIYTTLALGLASAAIAQNDCAAGKTITDGTLTIATGNPAYYPWVMDDAPESKAGFEAAVAYAVAAEMGFADDQVTWVRTSFDQAIQPGAKDFDLNLQQFSITEDREKMVDFSQPYYSSAMAVLTTQKVVDAGATASADSLKSLIWGADASTTAVPMLSELIQPEKAPLLYGDNADVTAALQAGQIDAALFDLPTALYLAGVVVEGGTLLGQFPAARSANPDQFGILMEEGSALKPCVDAALGALKDSGRLAEIEAEWLQQATAVPVIE, translated from the coding sequence ATGAAACTCTGGATCTACACCACCCTCGCGCTGGGCCTTGCCAGCGCCGCCATCGCCCAGAACGACTGCGCGGCAGGCAAGACCATCACCGATGGCACGCTGACCATCGCCACCGGCAACCCTGCCTACTACCCCTGGGTCATGGACGACGCCCCCGAAAGCAAGGCCGGCTTCGAAGCGGCCGTGGCCTATGCGGTGGCGGCCGAAATGGGCTTTGCCGATGACCAGGTGACCTGGGTGCGCACCTCCTTCGACCAGGCCATCCAGCCCGGCGCCAAGGATTTTGACCTGAACCTGCAACAGTTCTCGATCACCGAGGACCGCGAAAAGATGGTCGACTTCTCGCAGCCCTACTACAGCTCGGCCATGGCCGTTCTGACCACCCAAAAGGTCGTCGATGCCGGGGCAACCGCCAGCGCCGACAGCCTCAAATCCCTGATCTGGGGCGCCGACGCAAGCACCACCGCCGTCCCGATGCTCAGCGAATTGATCCAGCCCGAAAAGGCGCCGCTTCTGTACGGCGACAACGCCGATGTGACCGCCGCCCTTCAGGCCGGCCAGATCGACGCCGCCCTTTTCGACCTGCCCACCGCGCTCTACCTCGCCGGCGTCGTCGTCGAAGGCGGCACCCTGCTGGGCCAGTTCCCCGCCGCGCGCAGTGCCAACCCCGACCAGTTCGGCATCCTCATGGAGGAAGGCAGCGCCCTGAAACCCTGCGTCGACGCCGCCCTCGGTGCCCTGAAGGACAGCGGCAGACTGGCCGAAATCGAAGCCGAATGGCTGCAACAGGCCACCGCCGTTCCCGTGATCGAATAA
- a CDS encoding DUF3305 domain-containing protein, whose translation MPLGIVLRRTPGVTRWARYAWTAAAVLPGAGPAEWRVLRREGEAVEYHAATLTLELHGAETEAYLQALSADVPSVFVVMRKTDGGDQDDCPLDVLLVTASPYEAQDYTDSGEEIVEKVPMPEGLAAWVRDFALEFHQDEVFIKRKRDKKRVDLKEDGIGDPRIGKPADIYASPALRKRRLQ comes from the coding sequence ATGCCCCTGGGCATCGTTCTGCGGCGCACGCCCGGCGTGACCCGCTGGGCGCGGTACGCCTGGACGGCGGCGGCGGTCCTGCCGGGGGCGGGCCCGGCGGAATGGCGGGTGTTGCGCCGCGAAGGCGAGGCGGTCGAATACCACGCCGCCACCCTGACCCTGGAGCTGCATGGCGCCGAGACCGAGGCCTATCTGCAAGCGCTCAGCGCCGATGTGCCCAGCGTCTTTGTCGTGATGCGCAAGACCGACGGCGGCGATCAGGACGATTGCCCGCTGGACGTGCTGCTGGTCACCGCCTCGCCCTACGAGGCACAGGATTACACCGACAGTGGCGAAGAGATCGTGGAAAAGGTGCCGATGCCCGAAGGGCTGGCCGCCTGGGTGCGCGACTTTGCATTGGAGTTCCATCAGGACGAAGTGTTCATCAAGCGCAAGCGCGACAAGAAGCGGGTGGACCTGAAGGAAGACGGCATCGGCGATCCGCGCATCGGCAAGCCCGCCGACATCTATGCCTCACCGGCGCTCCGGAAACGGCGGCTGCAGTGA
- a CDS encoding cytochrome c family protein, with the protein MVTRWILICLALLVPFTAQAQEERLVRLAAPEALHQSGLLKHILPRFSLKTQVRVSTVAPGDPADMVLGDTGRALFEGAGQVWHMTVLSQGHAPTQRFADWLTSEVGRNTVTSFAPDGTPLFTQPQPRAATVAAVTLDGDSELGQRQAQLKCGRCHAVRPEDRFNSIGSTPSFMVLRGFPDWAERFSVFYVLNPHPAFTQIADVSDPFPIDRPSPIAPVEMTLAEVEALLAYVQRLAPADLGAPIQSQ; encoded by the coding sequence ATGGTGACGCGCTGGATCCTGATCTGTTTGGCCCTGCTTGTGCCCTTTACGGCGCAGGCGCAAGAGGAACGTCTGGTCCGGCTTGCCGCCCCCGAGGCGCTGCACCAGTCCGGTTTGCTGAAACATATTCTTCCGCGCTTTTCCCTCAAGACACAAGTGAGGGTCAGCACCGTTGCCCCCGGCGATCCGGCCGACATGGTTCTGGGCGATACCGGGCGCGCCCTGTTCGAAGGCGCCGGGCAGGTCTGGCATATGACGGTGCTGTCCCAGGGCCACGCCCCGACGCAGCGGTTCGCCGACTGGCTGACCTCGGAGGTGGGGCGCAATACCGTCACCAGCTTTGCACCAGATGGCACGCCGCTGTTCACCCAGCCGCAGCCCAGGGCGGCCACCGTGGCGGCGGTCACGCTGGACGGCGATTCCGAACTGGGCCAGCGGCAGGCCCAGCTGAAATGCGGGCGCTGCCATGCGGTGCGCCCCGAGGACCGCTTCAATTCGATCGGCTCGACCCCCAGCTTCATGGTGCTGCGCGGCTTTCCCGACTGGGCCGAACGGTTCAGCGTCTTCTATGTTCTGAACCCGCATCCCGCCTTTACCCAGATTGCCGATGTGTCCGACCCTTTCCCGATCGACCGCCCGTCGCCCATCGCCCCCGTCGAAATGACCCTGGCCGAGGTCGAGGCCCTGCTGGCCTATGTCCAGCGCCTGGCGCCCGCCGATCTGGGCGCACCGATCCAAAGCCAGTAG
- a CDS encoding DUF6505 family protein, translated as MKLARAIHFDESDTRVYASPARTGEWCIPGGFEFSDWGETDLEGKARQAFANGWFGLETGGRVTFVAVTQVEPAEAETLGRILAQHFVTYYGAPSIDAALPVARAEIDHMAELCEDHDPNTLLTVARELTEAGVRESFRVIEAQDAGIEQFAIHGSLDDHHH; from the coding sequence ATGAAACTTGCCCGCGCGATCCACTTCGACGAAAGCGATACCCGCGTCTACGCCTCTCCGGCACGGACCGGGGAATGGTGCATCCCCGGCGGTTTCGAGTTTTCCGACTGGGGCGAGACAGACCTGGAAGGCAAGGCACGGCAGGCCTTTGCCAACGGCTGGTTCGGGCTGGAAACCGGCGGGCGGGTGACCTTTGTCGCCGTCACCCAGGTCGAACCCGCCGAGGCCGAAACGCTGGGCCGGATCCTGGCACAGCACTTCGTCACCTACTACGGCGCCCCCTCGATCGACGCGGCGCTGCCCGTGGCCAGGGCCGAAATCGACCACATGGCCGAGCTGTGCGAAGACCATGATCCCAACACCCTGCTGACCGTCGCGCGCGAGCTGACCGAAGCGGGCGTGCGCGAATCCTTTCGCGTGATCGAAGCGCAGGACGCCGGGATCGAACAATTCGCCATCCACGGATCCCTTGACGATCACCATCACTGA
- a CDS encoding Mrp/NBP35 family ATP-binding protein, translated as MALTRDAVLTLLKSVNDPAGGDIVSSGLMRALNVGDDGAVRFVMELASPSPAYDAVKVQAETLLKEAGAPMVSIVMTAHQDKAPPQLKPSKPAAPAGPQKVPGVDRIIAIASGKGGVGKSTVSANLACALAQQGRRVGLLDADVYGPSQPRMLGVSGRPASPDGKTILPLRNHGVTMMSIGLMTNEDQAVVWRGPMLMGALQQMLMQVQWGALDVLIVDLPPGTGDVQMTLAQKADVTGAIIVSTPQDVALLDARKGIDMFQQLKVPILGMIENMSTHICSNCGHEEHVFGHGGVAAEAKRLDVPLLAEIPLHLDIRLAADGGAPIVVSAPDSPQAKAFAQVAANLVTDGHA; from the coding sequence TTGGCCCTGACACGCGATGCCGTTCTCACCCTTCTGAAATCCGTCAACGATCCCGCGGGCGGCGATATCGTCAGCTCGGGGCTGATGCGGGCGCTGAATGTCGGCGACGATGGCGCTGTGCGCTTTGTGATGGAGCTGGCCAGCCCCTCGCCCGCCTATGACGCGGTCAAGGTGCAGGCCGAAACCCTGCTGAAAGAGGCCGGCGCGCCGATGGTGTCCATCGTCATGACCGCCCATCAGGACAAGGCCCCGCCGCAGTTGAAACCATCGAAGCCGGCGGCCCCTGCCGGCCCGCAAAAGGTGCCCGGCGTCGACCGGATCATCGCCATTGCCTCGGGCAAGGGCGGTGTCGGCAAATCGACGGTTTCGGCCAACCTGGCCTGCGCGCTGGCGCAGCAGGGGCGGCGCGTCGGGCTGCTGGACGCCGATGTCTATGGCCCCTCGCAGCCGCGGATGTTGGGGGTGTCGGGACGCCCCGCCAGCCCCGATGGCAAGACCATCCTGCCGCTGCGCAATCACGGCGTCACCATGATGTCGATCGGCCTGATGACCAACGAGGATCAGGCCGTGGTCTGGCGCGGTCCGATGCTGATGGGCGCGCTGCAGCAGATGCTGATGCAGGTGCAATGGGGCGCGCTGGACGTGCTGATCGTCGACCTGCCCCCCGGCACCGGCGATGTGCAGATGACGCTGGCGCAAAAGGCCGATGTCACCGGCGCGATCATCGTCAGCACGCCGCAGGACGTGGCGCTGCTGGATGCGCGCAAGGGCATCGACATGTTCCAGCAGCTCAAGGTGCCGATCCTTGGCATGATCGAGAACATGAGCACCCACATCTGTTCCAACTGCGGCCACGAGGAACACGTCTTTGGCCATGGCGGTGTCGCCGCCGAAGCCAAGCGGCTGGACGTGCCGCTGCTGGCCGAAATCCCGCTGCACCTGGACATCCGGCTGGCCGCCGATGGCGGCGCGCCGATCGTGGTCAGCGCCCCGGACAGTCCGCAGGCCAAGGCCTTTGCCCAGGTGGCGGCGAACCTTGTCACCGACGGTCACGCCTGA
- a CDS encoding 4Fe-4S binding protein codes for MTKRILTCSCEGSMRVDAARLAEMTGLEVAAPCHALCTDQLDKAAADIAKGDLVICCGQETRLFESLAEDVGADAPAFVDLRDRAGWHTEEADATPKMAALLAEGLLPAAPGKALDVISEGLCLILGAPDMALAAAEQLKDFLGVTVLLERAEDMPVTRGFDVVVGRLRGATGALGGFSLRIDALQQMQPGGRGGFSLGAPRDGAVTDCDIILDLRGGTPLFSAHEKREGYLRPDPGNPGAVSAAILAASHMVGTFEKPLYIKLETTLCAHSRAEQTGCTRCLDLCPTGAITPMGDHVSVDPMVCAGCGACSAACPSGAISYDAPPVDLIFRRVQTLAKAYLEAGGTAPRLLVVNNHGAEMIRLAARFGDGLPADVIPLEVAALNGFGHAEIVAALGAGFASVTLVPSQGTDRDALEVQLALATAIGGAGSARMLDTPDPDALTRALYDETAPAPVAQPVRPMGTRRQITRQAARALHPGKDSLPLPDGAPYGAVLVDTGACTLCLSCVSLCPSGALGDNPDLPQLRFQEDACLQCGLCANICPEDAITFEPRLNLADAALSQVILNEEEPFACIECGSLFGVKSTIEKITAKLENHSMFAGGDKLRMIQMCDNCRVNAQYHSDNNPFKGADRPKVRTTEDYLSKRKDH; via the coding sequence ATGACCAAACGCATACTCACCTGCAGCTGCGAAGGCTCCATGCGCGTCGATGCCGCCCGACTGGCGGAAATGACCGGTCTGGAGGTGGCGGCGCCCTGTCATGCGCTGTGCACGGACCAGCTTGACAAGGCCGCGGCCGACATTGCCAAGGGCGATCTGGTGATCTGCTGCGGTCAGGAAACCCGCCTGTTCGAATCGCTGGCCGAGGATGTCGGCGCCGATGCGCCCGCCTTTGTCGATCTGCGTGACCGCGCCGGATGGCATACCGAAGAGGCGGATGCGACGCCAAAGATGGCCGCCCTGCTGGCCGAAGGGCTGCTGCCCGCCGCCCCGGGCAAGGCGCTGGATGTGATCAGCGAAGGGCTGTGCCTGATTCTGGGGGCGCCCGACATGGCGCTGGCCGCCGCCGAGCAGCTGAAGGATTTCCTGGGCGTGACCGTCCTGCTGGAACGGGCCGAGGACATGCCCGTGACCCGCGGGTTCGACGTGGTTGTCGGACGGCTGCGCGGGGCAACCGGGGCGCTGGGTGGCTTTTCGCTGCGCATCGACGCGCTGCAACAGATGCAGCCAGGCGGACGCGGCGGGTTTTCCCTTGGGGCGCCGCGCGACGGCGCCGTGACGGACTGCGACATCATCCTGGACCTGCGCGGCGGCACCCCGCTGTTTTCGGCGCATGAAAAGCGCGAAGGCTATCTGCGCCCCGATCCCGGCAATCCCGGCGCGGTCTCGGCGGCGATCCTGGCGGCCTCGCACATGGTCGGGACCTTCGAAAAGCCACTGTACATCAAGCTGGAAACGACGCTTTGCGCCCACAGCCGGGCCGAGCAGACCGGCTGCACCCGCTGTCTGGACCTGTGCCCCACCGGGGCGATCACCCCCATGGGCGATCACGTCAGCGTCGATCCGATGGTCTGCGCGGGCTGCGGCGCCTGTTCGGCTGCCTGCCCGTCTGGCGCCATCAGCTATGACGCCCCGCCCGTGGACCTGATCTTTCGCCGGGTGCAGACATTGGCCAAGGCCTATCTTGAGGCTGGTGGCACCGCTCCGCGCCTGTTGGTGGTGAACAACCACGGCGCCGAGATGATCCGGCTGGCCGCGCGCTTTGGCGATGGTCTGCCGGCGGATGTGATCCCGCTGGAGGTCGCCGCGCTGAACGGCTTTGGCCATGCGGAAATCGTCGCGGCGCTGGGGGCGGGGTTCGCCTCGGTCACGCTGGTGCCGTCGCAGGGCACCGACCGCGACGCGCTGGAGGTGCAACTGGCGCTGGCCACGGCCATCGGCGGCGCAGGCAGCGCGCGGATGCTGGACACCCCGGACCCCGATGCGCTGACCCGGGCGCTGTATGACGAAACCGCCCCTGCCCCGGTGGCCCAGCCGGTGCGCCCCATGGGCACGCGGCGGCAGATCACCCGGCAGGCGGCGCGCGCCCTGCATCCGGGCAAGGACAGCCTGCCCCTGCCCGACGGCGCGCCCTATGGCGCGGTGCTGGTCGATACCGGGGCCTGCACGCTGTGCCTGTCCTGCGTGTCGCTGTGCCCGTCGGGCGCCTTGGGCGACAACCCCGACCTGCCGCAACTGCGGTTTCAGGAAGACGCCTGCCTGCAATGCGGGCTGTGCGCCAACATCTGCCCCGAGGATGCGATCACTTTTGAACCGCGCCTGAACCTGGCGGATGCGGCCCTGTCGCAGGTCATCCTGAACGAGGAAGAACCCTTTGCCTGCATCGAATGCGGATCGCTGTTCGGGGTGAAATCGACCATCGAAAAGATCACCGCCAAGCTGGAAAACCATTCCATGTTCGCCGGCGGGGACAAGCTGCGGATGATCCAGATGTGCGACAATTGCCGGGTCAACGCGCAGTATCATTCGGACAACAACCCCTTCAAGGGCGCCGACCGGCCCAAGGTGCGCACCACCGAGGATTACCTGTCAAAGCGCAAGGACCACTGA
- a CDS encoding amino acid ABC transporter permease, with protein MTPQPTRRQQFEARQRRRATLVAAASTGAVVLALVLLIPLAPGWQAVKRSFFNAEVFAKTFPGLLNAFVMDIAIFAWCAPLIAALGLIVALMRDVKSPALYPLRLVAVLYTDIFRGLPVILVIYLIGFGIPGLGLPRPWNSPYLWGSLALILVYAAYVAEVIRSGIESIHASQRNAALSLGLSHSDTMRFVVLPQALRRVVPANMNLFVALQKDVALLSFIGPVEIFRQAGVYKSLLANFTPYVGAALIFLAITIPATRYADYLMNKQARARS; from the coding sequence ATGACACCGCAACCAACCCGCCGCCAACAGTTCGAGGCCCGGCAACGCCGCCGCGCCACGCTGGTCGCCGCCGCCTCGACAGGGGCGGTGGTGCTGGCGCTTGTCCTGCTGATCCCGCTGGCCCCGGGATGGCAGGCCGTCAAACGCAGCTTTTTCAACGCCGAGGTCTTTGCCAAGACCTTTCCCGGCCTGCTGAACGCCTTTGTGATGGACATCGCCATCTTTGCCTGGTGCGCGCCGCTGATCGCCGCCCTTGGCCTGATCGTGGCCCTGATGCGCGATGTCAAAAGCCCGGCGCTTTATCCCTTGCGGCTGGTGGCGGTCCTGTACACCGACATCTTTCGCGGCCTTCCGGTGATCCTGGTGATCTACCTGATCGGGTTCGGCATTCCCGGGCTTGGCCTGCCGCGGCCGTGGAATTCGCCCTACCTCTGGGGCAGCCTCGCGCTGATCCTCGTCTATGCCGCCTACGTGGCCGAGGTGATCCGATCCGGCATTGAATCAATCCACGCCAGCCAGCGCAACGCCGCCCTGTCGCTGGGTCTGTCGCATTCCGACACCATGCGCTTTGTCGTCCTGCCGCAGGCGCTGCGCCGGGTGGTTCCGGCCAACATGAACCTCTTTGTGGCGCTGCAAAAGGACGTGGCGCTCTTGTCCTTCATCGGCCCGGTCGAGATTTTCCGCCAAGCCGGGGTCTACAAATCCCTGCTGGCCAATTTCACCCCCTACGTGGGCGCAGCGCTGATCTTTCTGGCCATCACCATTCCGGCCACGCGCTATGCGGATTACCTGATGAACAAACAGGCAAGGGCGCGATCCTGA
- a CDS encoding biotin/lipoate--protein ligase family protein, whose translation MSDLDRQDAPTFPPLMAGEEVTGQQDPFEIACLRATQGVDAGLVLYRLDATSLEAALVFAPEVPLARAMAMLPLCGVGFQNALGALAPPEVAVHLEWNGAIRVNGARCGQLRVMASDPDPQAVPDWLVVALSVTLLPKGDAPGLTPDETSLFAEGCADVAPPRLLEAWARHTLNWITRWEVEGAQALHAEWRGLAHGMGEEITQGDHSGTFLGVDEDFGILIRAKDTTQLIPLTTQLEAP comes from the coding sequence ATGAGCGATCTTGACCGCCAGGATGCCCCCACCTTTCCGCCGCTGATGGCGGGCGAAGAGGTGACGGGCCAGCAGGATCCCTTTGAGATCGCCTGCCTGCGCGCCACCCAGGGGGTGGACGCCGGGCTGGTTCTGTACCGACTGGATGCCACCAGCCTCGAGGCGGCTCTGGTCTTTGCTCCCGAGGTGCCGCTGGCCCGGGCCATGGCCATGCTGCCGCTCTGCGGTGTGGGGTTCCAGAACGCGCTTGGCGCGCTGGCCCCGCCCGAGGTCGCGGTGCACCTGGAATGGAACGGCGCGATCCGCGTCAATGGCGCGCGCTGCGGGCAGCTGCGGGTGATGGCCTCGGACCCCGATCCGCAAGCCGTGCCCGACTGGCTGGTGGTGGCGCTGTCCGTGACCCTGCTGCCCAAAGGCGACGCCCCGGGCCTGACCCCGGACGAAACCTCCCTCTTTGCCGAGGGCTGCGCCGATGTCGCCCCGCCCCGCCTGCTCGAGGCCTGGGCCCGGCACACGCTGAACTGGATCACCCGCTGGGAGGTCGAGGGCGCACAGGCGCTGCACGCCGAATGGCGCGGCCTGGCCCACGGCATGGGCGAAGAGATCACCCAAGGCGACCACAGCGGCACCTTTCTTGGCGTCGACGAGGATTTCGGCATCCTGATCCGCGCCAAGGACACCACCCAACTGATCCCCCTGACCACGCAGCTGGAGGCCCCATGA